ACTAGTCTGCAAAGTAGTCCCACACTCTAGTTGTAACAATATATTGGTATAACTTGttgtttgtattatttttgtattaactTACACATATATTTAAGGTATATTTGaatgatttatatataaaattgttgttttattaCTTTCTTGTATCACAGTGTCTAAAACAAGTAgtgaaataaatttatttacaaGTCAGCATTGAtcaattattactattttttctaAATCATTCTAATTCAGCTCAAATTATTATTTGGAGCAGAAAATCGCATAACGGCTTTTTAAACTCCAAAAGTTGGGTCTCTCCAAAATTAAGCCGtctttcatttccattttcatcaTCATTATATTTGTCTTTGCTTGTTCTCTTTGGTCAAGCAACGCAACTTGAGCTACAATCATCTGGATGCGAGTCTAAAGTTCATGTATCACAACGCAACTTGAGCTACAATCTTCTTCTGGGGTAAGAACATTGCTTCTTAGTTAGTTCTTGCTCACGCTCAATTCCCTATTTCAGCAACCACGTACCCCCACTTCAAACGTGTTGAAACCCTGCGTTTTATACCCCCTCCgaaaaaaaagggacaaaattgATGAGAAGGTGTTTGAGTTTTTGACCCAGACAgcaaaagaagccatttttgctTTTTTTCTTCTTCGTTTCTGAGTGAGAATTTCTTGGAGAGAAATGGAAGAGAATAGAACTTCGTTATTGGAGAGAGAAGCAGAGTACCGTGAAAAATGCCCAGGTTGTAAGATGGATCGTCTCAAACAAGAACAAGCCGGGGTCCCTTACAAGCTATTGTCTTTTATCTGGATTGTCTCTCTCTGTACTGGTCAGTACTTAATATCCATAAACGTGTCAAAGACAAAGGTTCAAGCATTCTTCTAACAGTGGTTAATAATATTGTGGACACCTGCACTCGAAAATCTCACGATTTTGTCTTAATAAAAGCACTACATAGTCATTGTGGATACTCACAATGTTTCAATGTAAGATTGAGGTGTTACTGATAATTGCTTTTGGGTTGTCCTTGAATGGaaataatcaaatcatttcaGCTTTCCTATATTTTGCTTTGCTGTACCTTGAACTCTTCTTAGGAATGTCTTATGATTTCCTTTTTTcctgttggtttttttttttttttgttgttgttgttgttgtctcTTTTAGTTTTAACAATCGTGTCTTATGTTATTATTTCGTTACAAATTTTCAGCCTTGCAAATATCATCACTATTCCCGTTTGTTTACTTTATGGTATGTTATCTGCCTCTGGAAAACCTATTACATACTGTAACTTATTACTTCTTATTGAAGGCTgggaaatttggtttttattgttAGTTTGCTATAATTGAAGATGCTACTATGGAAACTGAAAGTGTTATTTTGTATACGGATTTTTTGGTTGGCAGATCAGAGATTTTCATATTGCAAAAAGAGAGGAAGACATTGGCTTCTATGCAGGATTTGTGGGTAATATCTTATCCTAATATTCATTAGTTTTTACAAGCTGGTAAATTAGATTTCAGGATGGTGTATTGGTATTCAGTTACAGTAATTTTTGCCCATTCTAGGGTCTTCATTTATGGTTGGAAGAGCTTTGACATCTCTTTTCTGGGGAGTGGTTGCTGATCGATATGGTCGTAAACCTGTTATATTGATAGGGACATTTTCAGTGTCAGAATCTTTTCCATCAACTACCTTTCAaacttattttataattaaaaaaatgaagtcTTTTGATACAAGTGATTGTCAATTGGCAATTGTATCatcacaatttttttatttcaggGTTGTGTTCAACACTCTCTTTGGCCTTAGCACGAACTTTTGGATGGCACTGTCCATGAGATTTTTTCTTGGGTGCTTTAATAGTCTGCTTGGCACAATAAGGGTATGTGTTCTCAGTCTGCATTTTTGAACTCATATACATTTACTTACACAACAAGCATTTCCGAGTATTACTTACTCAAGAGGACTTCAATACTTTACCTTCTTGGTTGTTCTTCCAGGCTTATGCTTCTGAAGTGTGTAGAGAAGAGTATCGGGCTTTGGCACTTTCAGTTGTAAGATGATTGATTTTGTAGTCGGTTGGGTACATTATCTGGTTTTTGCAGTATTATATTTATATCAGACTTCGCATTTCAGGTTAGTACATCGCGAGGCATAGGACTGATTATTGGCCCTGCTATTGGAGGATTCTTTGCACAGGTAGAGACGTTCCATCACTCCACTCTTTACACAGAttgttaaagaaaattttcttgcCTTCTAACCATATTTATTACTTCATGTATGGCCTCCTAGCCTGTAGAGAAATATCCAAATCTTTTCGCGGAAAGCTCCATTTTCGGGAGGTAGTCCACATTGCTTTTTTTTATCCACATGTCATATTTTTTCCCATTTTCTCTCTATGTGGTGATGTTCTGATGTGCATACAATTGCAGATTTCCCTACTTCCTACCATGCCTCATAATATCAGTTTATGCCGTTGGATCTCTTGTTGCCTGCAAATGGCTTCCAGTAAGTTTCAAACTCATTTTCTCATCTTTTGCATTTTCTTGTTCCCTCTCTGGCTTGGGGAATTGGTAATTACAATAGAAGTTCATGATCAATAAAGACATTATTCTATAGGTTTGAACTTTGGATATTTGACTATTAGACACAGGTATCCATCATTCATCCCTAAGTCTGAGCAACATAGCTGCTCATTAAGATTAAGTTTACTTTCTATTTCTTTCAGTCTTCAATATGTTTTTCATTTATTGGTTGTTTACTGGTTTATATGCATGCATTTGCCTCCAGTTTGCACATTATGATTTGATtcttagagaaaaaaaaattgcatttggCACTGAGACAAGTTTAATCCTTTTATGGGGTATGCTTCTTATATAGGCGATTTATAAGATTTCTATTGtttatttctttctcctttctgGTGACGAACACTTATGCAGGAAACATTACACAAGCATGCTGAAAAGGCACATGAGAGAGCTGATCTACATGATATTTCAGAACATTCTTCAAATGATTCTGGTCAGAAAGATAACATAGTAGAACTAGAAGACAAACAGATTCACAAATCAAATCTCTTAAAAAACTGGCCACTAATGTCTACAATAATCGTATACTGCGTTTTCTCACTTCAAGAGATGGGTTACTCTGAAGTAAGTTATATCCCTTAAACACAATTTATTGTCATCCCCCATGCCTATCTGACTTAAGTACAAACTTCTCACATTGTCTAGGATTCATCATGATCTGATCTTCACATATTCttgatatatatgtgtgtgtgtgtgtgtgtgtgtgtgtgtgtgtgcgctAGAGTTGTTCATGTTTTACATAAGACACTTGACATGTCTTTGCAGATATTTTCACTTTGGGCAGTTAGTGATAAAAAATATGGAGGATTAAGCTTTTCATCCCAAGATGTTGGTGAAGTTCTTGCTATCTCTGGTATATCCATAACTTTCAATGTTGCAATAATTTCCTAGAAAGTATTtgcaatttgattttttctttttcagaaaGCGTTAGTCTAATAGCATGCTTTCCATCATTTCCAGGATTTGGTCTTTTACTGTTTCAACTGCTGTTGTATCCACCAGTTGAGAGACGCCTTGGGCCTCTCATGGTTACACGCCTTTCAGCTGTAAATTCTTACCTCCACATCACTGTATTCCTATACTTCTTTTCTTTGGGTTAATCTATAAATACACCTTTTAATTTTTAACCATTTGGCAcctaaagagaaaaataaaatttataatcaaattattatattttattttcatcaagTAAATTAAACCCAATTGACTGATGTTGTTCAATAATATGCTGACGTGTAACTTCATTGACCAATAGTAAATCCTCACTTCTTGGATCACTGTTAGAAAATATTTGACTTGACTTATGGCGGATCAGTATTGGTTACAATTCCACATCACCATTTTATGTGatggatttttattatttttttagtaaaatagcTAGTTGATGCTACTTTTTTGTAATCTTCAGGTAATATCAATTCCATTGTTGTCATGTTTCCCCTATATAGCAATGCTTTCAGGGGTAGTCCTGCATTTGGTGATAAATTGTGCAGCCATATTAAGAAACACTCTATCTGTAAGTGAATCTAAATCCTAAATATGTACAAATACATGGAGAAGTTTCTGGTGATGAACTCCAGGTTCTGAATCCAATGAATACACTGAAATGAATCAGACACGCTTCTTTTAAactgtttttctttctttgttcttttCGGTTGAAACTGTCTGATTTATGGGGCAAATTCATTGGTATCGTGTAGGTTTCACTTGTTACTGGATTATTCATATTGCTGAACAATGCAGTGGTAATGTTTTCTGCCCATATTTTGGGAAATATTTCATATTAAATCTATGTTGAacccttcatttttcttttcagaCATAGGGGTGGACATACAACCCTCCAAATACATAGAAACACCGAGAAAAAACAATTGTATTAATTGACTTTGATTGTATATACTTGAATTATCATTCCTCTCTCTGGTTTCAACATTGTTTGtttattctttttcttgtttCAGCCTCAAAGTCAGAGAGGGGCTGCTAATGCCATTTCAATAACTGCAATGTCTGTTTTCAAAGCATTTGGTCCAGCAGGAGGAGGAGCGCTGTAAGTatcttttttctttccattttctgtATGTATTTTAGCTTTTTATATGTGAATCACACTAGTCTATTTGAGCAGCAAAATCTGCACAGTTCAGCActttcaatttttacaaactgACAATGCTTTTGTGCCACAATATCGTCGACATATTCGAGATTTTGAAGGAGAGGTCTTAGTTTAAATTGTTGATAAAACGCTGAACTTaattaattcttaaatttcaaagtTCTTGAAGGGCCAAATGTGAGGCTTCTTATTATGGTTGATTATATTGTTAAAATGAAATCTATAGAACCTGAACTAGGTCAAGTTGAAGCATGTGGTCACCCTTAAAAAGTGATGCAGTAGATTTAGTGTTCGATTCCTGGAATGTGCAACATCTTCCCTTCACCTCAAGCCGCAACCTTTTTTATACTCATTGCTTAGAGAGACAAAACCAAAGATTAATTCAATCTTAAATTTAGCAAATGTTTGTTTTCTTCCTGGCCAATTTATATACCAGAACTACTATTATTTCTCGACTCAATAAGGGTCTTATCAACCTTTTTTCGTTCATGAAAATGTAGATTTTCTTGGGCACAAGAGCGACAAGTTGCCTCTTTTCTTCCAGGTTTGTAGTTGAATCCTAATAATACAGCTTCAAAATAGGCTCGGATCGATTTACTATATATACATGTGGGTATTGAATACAAGACATTTCTTTGATTTTTGGATTTTGGAAACAGGTGATCAAATGGTTTTCTTTGCGCTAAACGTGGTTCAATTTATTGGATTGCTATTGACTTTCAAGCCCTTTCTTGCTGAACCGTACCAGAGAGAATAGcatcaacaattatttttttagttcacTTCATCGGTATTCTCATCATATGAATCATTATTGATTAGTGAATTGACCCGAATAAAGTCTGAATCTCACTGGATTGATCATTTCAGTTTTAATAACGATGTTAAAAGCAAATTTCGGTTCAGTCTTTCCAAATTTAAACTACAGAGATAagtttaaagtattaataaagaAGTCAATACATTATTGTACAAAACCGAGTTATTTCTTTAAACAATAAGATTTTATCAAACAAGGATGACTTTGTTAAAGCtctaaactaaaatgagctaagctaccaaaaagaaaaagaataaaaaaaaagaaactgcAAATGTGTTCAAAAAAGGTTGAAGTAACGCAATCTTTTTAGTGAAAATACAATAAAATTCGTAAAGCTCAAAATTGCCACATCGAGCACAAGAAGAAAGCTGGTTACGTGCAGATAAATACTTGATCACTCCCCCCTTCCTTGCCTTGAATACTCTATAAGGACTAATTGTCCAGTCGTCTTGTTGGAACAAGCTATATCTGTAAGCTGCtccatatttatattttgatgtTGAAGTAATCCGGGTCAAAATGGTGTAATCGAACATAACCATCCTCACCACCGCTCGAGAAACTACAAGTTCAAAAGACAGAGACTTGTAAAAATGACTGAAGACTGGGCAAATACAAAATAGAGGGAAATAGTGCAAGTGAGCTATACATGCAAGTTGTGAAAACTATAAAAAAGCACAATTTGCCTCTTACCTCTTCCCATCAGGGTTAAAAGCCAAGGCATTTATGGGCCCAAAATGACCTTTTACACCTCCAATTTCTTCTTGAAGAATCTACCAAGGCAACCAAACAATTCGATAAAAAGGGAaacaaaattgcaaaaataacaaATCTTCACCTCATAAAGAAACATTCTTTTGATAAACATAAAACTAACCTTGTCAAAGAATTTAGCTTCGAACTTCCCAGCACGATGATCTGTCGTTGTGACAGCTGATGCATCCTGACCACCTCCAAGCACCACCTAGATGGAGAAAAGGCATTCAGAAAGATTAGAGTGAGATGTAATTGTTGAGGCAAATAGAAATATTCGTGAGTTTGAATGCAGATTACTAGATCAGTTGTTCGCCCACTTACTATAACCAACTAAATCCAGACAATTGAACATAAGCATTTGACgataaaatgaataatttttcCATGCTTGAGGTGCATTACAATATTAGACACCTTTAAGCCTTAGTGCTAGAAGTTTAAATGTTTCAAGTCCAGAAGCTATTACAATACTAAGAAACGAGATACTGAACTTCAAGAACTAGAAAAAGGCTATGTCAGATTTTTAATGCAGCCAACTAAGGAAAGATGCAGTTAGGGGCAAAGGGAATTGCATACAAGTTATGCTGCTCATATTTGTTCATACTTACATGGTCGAGAAGTGGAGACATAGCAACAGCATTGACTGGACGTTCAGTAACATAGGTCTTGATAAGAGTCAACGATCTTGTGTCCCATAGCTAAACATTTACAGAAAAATGTAAGAAGAATTAGGCAGAGGAAATTTTAGCCAAAGAATAAAGAATCTGGGGTTATTTCAGAAAATAGCCACAAATGCTCAAAAAACTTGTGAGGTTAATAAGATGCATCACCTTGGCAGATTTATCTAAGGAACCGGTAAGGAAGTGTGAACCGTCTGCAGATTTTGTAAGTGATGTTATTGTCTTTTTGTGACCCGATTCCTTGTCAGCCTCCCTAAGTAGTTTTCCAGTCTAGAAGACAACATCGACAAATCCAACCCGAAAGATAAGATCATTTCCAATGTACAGATTAATAAAGGAACATGACAGAGGATATTGAAGaaagataattaaaaaataagaaaagatctAGTTTGAAGAATATCAAGAAGTGAAAACAAATTATTACATCAGAATATTTTCAATGTTGAAGACAAACCGATCAATTGTGCAACATTATAGAACAAAAATAGCTTCCGTGCTCACAAAAAGAACTATTCATATCTGACAGCAATTTACCTCAGAATCCCATATACGAATTACGGCATCTTCTCCAGCACTAACGATAGTCCTATTGAGGGGTCCCCAAACAGCTCTGTTTATTCTACCTTGAGGACCCTTGATGACAAGCTCAGACTCCTCAGTCTCTGCATAGTTATTTCACAACGTAATTAACCAGAATatagacatcaaagaaatcaGCAGACTAATACTCTaagtaaaatttttatgaaagagaaagaaaaacaaataagtaTATTGACAGACTGTTACAAATACATTATACATTCTACTGTCAATAACTTATTACCCTGTTTCACTCCCGAACGTGATTATATTCATTACTTTAACAAATGACTCCCAATTATtgcataataattattttatcatttttgtgaGAACCACGCACAAAAAAAAGtgcatatttttttctttaacaaTATTTGATCTTCTACATTGTAACTAGCTTCAACATCTCACTCAAAAGTTCAAAATCCCTacctaaatatataaatacaaaatttaacaaaCTGAGCAGCAATCacttagagagagagagagagagagagagagagagagagagatcagAACTTTAAGCTTACGTTCAGTTGGGTCTCTAGCAATGCGTTTAACGTGAATAGCGGAAGTCAATTCCATGAAAGGATCCGTAGTAATTACAGCTAGTTTATCCCCTACAGAGAAATCCACCGACCTCGCAGGAGAACCGAAATTGAAAGTATATAATTGAGCTCCCGTCTGAACATTCCACAGCTTCACAGTTTGATCGGCACTTCCCGTAATAAGCCTCATCGAATCCCCTACAAGTTTTGAGGGAGGGGACTAAAAATTGGAACTTcaagtttaaaaactaaaataaaataaataaagaacaaaaagaacTTACTTGAGACGTCGCAAGACCAAACGGCGCCATTATGGCCACGATAAGTGCCGAGACGCTCGCCATTGTCGGCGAACCAAACGGTAGGGGTATGGTCCTTAGCGCATGAAAACAAAAGATCTCCATCTCTGTTGTACTTGAGAAACGTCAATGGCCTTTCATGACCTTTCATCAAAATCGGCctcatcttcttcttttcttcttttctcgccaaaaatttaaagaaaagaacTTTCGTCAACTAACTACTCTGAGATTTAGGGTTTTGAGCTTTTTCTGCTTCTACTAATTTTTGTTACCTGATTTTAACATATATGGATGAGCTTAAGTTAATTAACTTAATATATGGGCTTTTAGCCTACTTTTGACTCAGCTTCGGCTCTGTCAAAAAGCCCAGCTTGAGTCATAGGTAATCCTGTTTAATAACTGGGCGGAAGGCTGGAAAAATCTTTACGTATTTGATCTGAACCGTGAAAATTGTTAGATAATAAAATTATGGGATAAAGTAACAATTAGTTCTTGAACTTGTCAACTTTTCTCACTTGAGTCCCTAATTTTCTTTTGCTCATATTAGTCTCATAACttggtatttttttcaattagATCCCTAAGCATAGATTCTATTTAAGGTTTGATGATATGGCACTCTCATATCGTGCCCATCTCACCATCGAGAAATCaatatcaaattaatagaatatgtaaACATCGAttgctaaatttattaaattttttaaaataaataccaaattaacAAAGCAtgtaaaatttatgaattaaattattgTTATGCCAATAAAACATCTGACATGTCAACATTCCGTTAGGGGTTTGATGGTAGAATgactaaaatttacaatttttcaaattgtaaaatatatataatcaaaataaatgtgCCCTTAAACTTGAGTGACAATCCTGATATTTTACCCTTCGTTATTTACATTTTAAAAGttacataaatttatatatgtatttttttgtctgtttttatttgataaaagttacatattttagtttcaaaaggtaacaatattaattttttagtattcGATTTAGATTTTAAGGTtgttttgatgaaaattaattgttaatattattatgtttgaatttttcataattttattaatagaataaatttaatattaattgtgaatttatttaatcttacatttaatttatcaaatacaacAAGATGAATATGATTTAATTTGgattttagggttgatttgatgaaagttaattgctaatattattggCTAATTATAATTTTCTCTTAAATCAACTCTAAAAgctaaattaaacactaaaagttATTACCGTTAGCTTCAGGTaccaaaatgtatattttttgtcaaatataaGAACCACATTGAAAAGGAAATTATATcgtgttaaaaaatatttaaacttagATACCAAATCATATATTAAGCCTATAAATAAAAACAGGTGCCAAAGAAAACAAGGCACCACATGTTTAGACACAAAAAAATAGAGGGGATGTTTGATAAATAGAGTTTTGAGTATTTTTTAGTTGATTTGGGCACAAATAGAAGATTAAGTATTCAAATCCCTTAATTGTTGTGTTTGGTGTATGGAGGTTTGTAAGAGTTTATTGAGCTAAAACCTCCACAACAAAAAACGCAAGGATGGGTAACTTTTTTCATAGCTGATTGGGAATGAGATATCTGAAATAACATATCTGACTGTACTTGTTCAAATTTTACTCATTTTGCCACATGCCCTCAAACCTAATGAAATATGTGGAACGAGATATGTATCTATTTCTTGAATATTTAtgtactcttaatttattttcaatttacttgcATAAAATGATTTATTATGCAACTTTATATTAATCGAAATATGTTACTTGACAAATTTATTTAGAGTGTGACATAATTACCACTAGTTTACATGCTAAGaacatgacataattatcactaaaaatacaatttacaattatatttatatgttattaatatttatcaattttcacaAGGTTAATATTTGCAAAGAAGACActtaagaaatttgtttatttgaattttaaaaaatatttacttattaatttcTAGAATTGATGTTTTAATTCAATGataatagtattttatttcaataatttcacccaataaaaactgaaatattataaataaataaatatttaacaataaaattatcatgtacttatttttcattttacagatatcaactttcaactaaattttatcaaacacttttaaataaataattaatagaatcaATTAATCAATTATTAATCAATTTTCAAACAGAACCCATTGGAAAAAAAGAAGCAGCACCAAAGCCCATAAGAGGGCCGACAGTCGAAGCCCAAAGAAGTGTACTCAGCTCCAACCAAAATGAAGATGACGTCCTTCACCAAATAACCAATCCAAGCAGTTATCAAGTTGGCGCCCGGGCAAATCAAGGACACCGAACCTCACAACATGGCGCCAGCATGGTACGAGTGAGTTATCAATCTAGTTGGATACACATGTGATCAAcaaaatttattactcttttaatCATGGCCTGACCCATCCATAAATATGGGTTGAAGGATTTACTTTGTTTGAaaaggaaatatatataaaaaagaataaatctattgaaattaaataaaaagactattttaaaacattttataataTAACAAGTTTTATGGTTTTTATGATTAGCTTATgacaaaagaagagaaaggagataAGAATAAAAAGCTCAAAAGTAAAAAGAAGATAAGTTCAACACATCTTGTAGTTGTCATCATCTGACAATTGCGACTCGCAACATTATCCCATTATTATCTAATTTAAGACTGATTCGTCGGTGAATTACGTAATTAAAATAGGATTACtcataaataaatatttgattaatttttaattttacttaaatagaattttaaaacGTACGGACACTAATATAGTTACCCAAGAGTCTGGTTAAGTCAATGAGCTTACCTTATCTAATCAATTAGGTAGAGATACGGTTAAAAATACATTAAGTCAGGACAAGAAAACCTAAAGAATTATTAAAGaatgataaagaaaaaataaagtgataaaaatgatgttttaataaaaattttaaatttttatatagaaaaaaacGGTTGAGTTGACATTTTCGAGAAAAATTACGCCTTGATCAGATCAGTCTATGATTCTTAAACGTTAAATAAAGAGGATGCACGATACAGAAATAGGAATGGTTGTGTATTAACGTTCCCCCTTTTAATTTATCCAAATAGCTTGTCTGCCAATGGAAgacaaataaaatactaaaaagaaaaaagaaaaaaaatggtttttGATCAGAACAACGTTTCCCGGCACTTGCAGTCGAACACGTTCCTAGTGTCAATCTCCGTAAATAAACCGAAAACCAGTGTTCTTTAATCCCTGGCTTCACTTTATTACTGAAACAAGTTTCTCCttgttttctcttatttttaatctaatttttgttttctttttggatatctttgaaaaattatatactaaaggacTGAAAAATATGGGGAATGCAAACGGAAGACAGGACGGAGCTAACGGCGGTGTCGACGATCTATCCGGAAGATCCAATGGCGGCGAGGCCGTTGTTCCTGGAGCCGCTGCAGTTGGAATTCGCGTGCCATCGTCTGATTCAATGGTGAATACTCCGCCGCAGAGCCCTGGGCGGTCTCGATCCCCGCTTTTATTCGCTCCTCAGGTTGgcatcttcaaattttcaatgatGGTTTCAGGACTTTgaacttattttaaatttagtaatCCAATTTACtcaaaaatatttacaagtaaaataaaagatgttTTGTTTGAGAATATGTTTGAATTAGGAAGATCTGAGCTTTGCTTGTGAATTTGAAACAACTAACTGAAGAACAGTTCTGTGTATTGAGTGACAGGTAAGGGGAATTAGAAATTGTTAATGGTTTCAGGGAATGAAACGTGGAAGGTAGAGTTTGAGCGTGTATTTTTTGTCACTGTTTGGGCAATTCTGCAAACGCTGGTGGATGAGTGTGTTGATATCTTTTAAAGTTTAAGCTTTGTTGCTTTTTGAGAGATTGTTAGAAGCTTGGAACGAAAAGTGACTTGTACGTAAAAAAAGAAAGCTGAAAAGCTAATACTTTTGTTGGATCCTTTTCGTATAgcatgctttgattttgtttggttcattgctttttttgaaatttgtttgAGAAAGTTACTGCGTTTGCACATGTTGTAATCCTTAAGAGGGGGTACTTAGATGTTAACGTCTTTATATCATCTTTTGAGCTGTTGATTGGTGAGAACTAAACTAAACACATATATGACACATGGTGAGGAGGAAGAGTGAGTGATAAGACTAACCAATGCTAATACCCCTAAAGTATTCAACTTTTGGAAACATGAAACAGAATCTTCTTGACTGTTGGAACCCCCAATCTCATTGATGTCTACATTGGTTTGGTCTATGAGAAATTTTGCCCTTTTATGCAGTGTGTGTGTGTTTAATTCTCATTCATAGATTCTTGTCGAGCTTTAGACACTTAAATTTTAGGGGTTATTATCCACATTGTTTTTCAAGTAAAAGATTgtgaaaattattatttcaattagtTTCTTTGATTTGTTAATCTCCTGTCCTAGTTAGATAGTAacttttatttcttcaataaaaaaAGTTGTTTTGGGGCCGTAGTCATATTTTTTTGACATCTTTTCATCGGTTCAAGGTCTATTTGGATTGCCAAGTGAGGAGAGGGAGAAGAAGTTTGCTGATGGTTACCTATGAACTAAAGAGTTTTGTCCATCTAAGTAGTGGTCTTTAAACTGATAGGTTGGTTGCTTTCGATGCAATTTCAGGTTCCTGTAGCTCCCTTACCAAGGGCTGATGGCCATTCCTTTTTCAACCAAACTTGGCGGCATGATTCTCCTGTGGTTGCTGATAGTCCGTCAGAGAAAGGAATCCCTGTCATCATTACATGGAATTATGGTGGTAATGACGTGGCCGTTGAAGGTTCTTGGGACAATTGGAGATCAAGGTAGGTCTATAGTTCATTAGTATTGTAGATGCACTTTTGCATGCATAACGAAATTTGCTGTTCCTCTTTTCATCCAAAACCTGAGCACATGGACCTCATATAATATAGTC
The genomic region above belongs to Gossypium hirsutum isolate 1008001.06 chromosome D05, Gossypium_hirsutum_v2.1, whole genome shotgun sequence and contains:
- the LOC107906207 gene encoding probable peptide/nitrate transporter At3g43790 isoform X5: MEENRTSLLEREAEYREKCPGCKMDRLKQEQAGVPYKLLSFIWIVSLCTALQISSLFPFVYFMIRDFHIAKREEDIGFYAGFVGSSFMVGRALTSLFWGVVADRYGRKPVILIGTFSVVVFNTLFGLSTNFWMALSMRFFLGCFNSLLGTIRAYASEVCREEYRALALSVVSTSRGIGLIIGPAIGGFFAQPVEKYPNLFAESSIFGRFPYFLPCLIISVYAVGSLVACKWLPETLHKHAEKAHERADLHDISEHSSNDSGQKDNIVELEDKQIHKSNLLKNWPLMSTIIVYCVFSLQEMGYSEIFSLWAVSDKKYGGLSFSSQDVGEVLAISGFGLLLFQLLLYPPVERRLGPLMVTRLSAPQSQRGAANAISITAMSVFKAFGPAGGGALFSWAQERQVASFLPGDQMVFFALNVVQFIGLLLTFKPFLAEPYQRE
- the LOC107906207 gene encoding probable peptide/nitrate transporter At3g43790 isoform X3, encoding MEENRTSLLEREAEYREKCPGCKMDRLKQEQAGVPYKLLSFIWIVSLCTALQISSLFPFVYFMIRDFHIAKREEDIGFYAGFVGSSFMVGRALTSLFWGVVADRYGRKPVILIGTFSVVVFNTLFGLSTNFWMALSMRFFLGCFNSLLGTIRAYASEVCREEYRALALSVVSTSRGIGLIIGPAIGGFFAQPVEKYPNLFAESSIFGRFPYFLPCLIISVYAVGSLVACKWLPETLHKHAEKAHERADLHDISEHSSNDSGQKDNIVELEDKQIHKSNLLKNWPLMSTIIVYCVFSLQEMGYSEIFSLWAVSDKKYGGLSFSSQDVGEVLAISGFGLLLFQLLLYPPVERRLGPLMVTRLSAVSLVTGLFILLNNAVPQSQRGAANAISITAMSVFKAFGPAGGGALFSWAQERQVASFLPGDQMVFFALNVVQFIGLLLTFKPFLAEPYQRE
- the LOC107906207 gene encoding probable peptide/nitrate transporter At3g43790 isoform X2 — its product is MEENRTSLLEREAEYREKCPGCKMDRLKQEQAGVPYKLLSFIWIVSLCTALQISSLFPFVYFMIRDFHIAKREEDIGFYAGFVGSSFMVGRALTSLFWGVVADRYGRKPVILIGTFSVVVFNTLFGLSTNFWMALSMRFFLGCFNSLLGTIRAYASEVCREEYRALALSVVSTSRGIGLIIGPAIGGFFAQPVEKYPNLFAESSIFGRFPYFLPCLIISVYAVGSLVACKWLPETLHKHAEKAHERADLHDISEHSSNDSGQKDNIVELEDKQIHKSNLLKNWPLMSTIIVYCVFSLQEMGYSEIFSLWAVSDKKYGGLSFSSQDVGEVLAISGFGLLLFQLLLYPPVERRLGPLMVTRLSAVISIPLLSCFPYIAMLSGVVLHLVINCAAILRNTLSPQSQRGAANAISITAMSVFKAFGPAGGGALFSWAQERQVASFLPGDQMVFFALNVVQFIGLLLTFKPFLAEPYQRE
- the LOC107906207 gene encoding probable peptide/nitrate transporter At3g43790 isoform X1; translated protein: MEENRTSLLEREAEYREKCPGCKMDRLKQEQAGVPYKLLSFIWIVSLCTALQISSLFPFVYFMIRDFHIAKREEDIGFYAGFVGSSFMVGRALTSLFWGVVADRYGRKPVILIGTFSVVVFNTLFGLSTNFWMALSMRFFLGCFNSLLGTIRAYASEVCREEYRALALSVVSTSRGIGLIIGPAIGGFFAQPVEKYPNLFAESSIFGRFPYFLPCLIISVYAVGSLVACKWLPETLHKHAEKAHERADLHDISEHSSNDSGQKDNIVELEDKQIHKSNLLKNWPLMSTIIVYCVFSLQEMGYSEIFSLWAVSDKKYGGLSFSSQDVGEVLAISGFGLLLFQLLLYPPVERRLGPLMVTRLSAVISIPLLSCFPYIAMLSGVVLHLVINCAAILRNTLSVSLVTGLFILLNNAVPQSQRGAANAISITAMSVFKAFGPAGGGALFSWAQERQVASFLPGDQMVFFALNVVQFIGLLLTFKPFLAEPYQRE